In the genome of Oncorhynchus gorbuscha isolate QuinsamMale2020 ecotype Even-year linkage group LG05, OgorEven_v1.0, whole genome shotgun sequence, the window AGCAGGAGAACTTTTAGGAGTGTGGTCCCCAAACAGCAGGAGAACATTGAGGAGCGTGGTACCCAAACAGCAGGATAACTTTTAGGATTGTGGTCGCCAAACAGCAGGAGAACTTTTAGGATTGTGGTCGCCAAACAGCAGGAGAACTTTTAGGAGTGTGGTCCCCAAACAGCAGGAGAACATTGAGGAGCGTGGTCCCCAAACAGCAGGATAACTTTTAGGATTGTGGTCGCCAAACAGCAGGAGAACATTTAGGAGCGTGGTCGCCAAACAGCAGGAGAACATTTAGGAGCGTGGTCGCCAAACAGCAGGAGAACATTTAGGAGCGTGGTCACCAAACAGCAGGAGAACATTTAGGAGCGTGGTCACCAAACAGCAGGAGAACATTTAGGAGCGTGGTCACCAAACAGCAGGAGAACATTTAGGAGCGTGGTCGCCAAACAGCAGGAGAACATTGAGGAGCAGGGATCTGGGGTCTTTCTTCTGATCTTTATCATGATCTTTGTCTCTGTTGTCTGTTATTACCCTCCATGATGTCTCAGATAGACCTACTGTTGTTACCTTCAACGATGTCTCAGACAGACCTACTGTTGTTACCCTCCATGATGTCTCAGACAGACCTACTGTTGTTACCCTCCATGATGTCTCAGAGAGACCTACTGTTGTTACCCTCCATGATGTCTCGGACAGACCTACTGTTATTACCCTCCATGATGTCTCGGACAGACCTACTGTTATTACCCTCCATGATGTCTCGGACAGACCTACTGTTATTACCCTCCATGATGTCTCAGACAGACCTACTGTTATTACCCTCCATGATGTCTCGGACAGACCTACTGTTATTACCCTCCATGATGTCTCAGACAGACCTACTGTTATTACCCTCCATGATGTCTCGGACAGACCTACTGTTATTACCCTGCATGATGTCTCGGACAGACCTACTGTTATTACCCTCCATGATGTCTCAGACAGACCTACTGTTATTACCCTCCATGATGTCTCGGACAGATCTACTGTTATTACCCTCCATGATGTCTCAGACAGATCTACTGTTATTACCCTCCATGATGTCTCAGACAGATCTACTGTTATTACCCTCCATGATGTCTCAGACAGACCTACTGTTGTTACCCTCCATGATGTCTCAGACAGATCTACTGTTATTACCCTCCATGATGTCTCGGACAGACCTACTGTTATTACCCTCCATGATGTCTCAGACAGACCTACTGTTATTACCCTCCATGATGTCTGGGACAGACCTACTGTTATTACCCTCCATGATGTCTCAGACAGACCTACTGTTATTACCCTCCATGATGTCTCGGACAGACCTACTGTTATTACCCTCCATGATGTCTCGGACAGACCTACTGTTATTACCCTCCATGATGTCTCAGACAGACCTACTGTTATTACCCTCCATGATGTCTCGGACAGATCTACTGTTATTACCCTCCATGATGTCTCAGACAGATCTACTGTTATTACCCTCCATGATGTCTCAGACAGATCTACTGTTATTACCCTCCATGATGTCTCGGACAGACCTACTGTTATTACCCTCCATGATGTCTCAGACAGATCTACTGTTATTACCCTCCATGATGTCTCAGACAGACCTACTGTTATTACCCTCCATGATGTCTCAGACAGATCTACTGTTATTACCCTCCATGATGTCTCAGACAGATCTACTGTTATTACCCTCCATGATGTCTCGGACAGACCTACTGTTATTACCCTCCATGATGTCTCAGACAGATCTACTGTTATTACCCTCCATGATGTCTCGGACAGATCTACTGTTATTACCCTCCATGATGTCTCAGACAGACCTACTGTTGTTACCCTCCATGATGTCTCAGACAGGCCTACCGTATGAAAGCACAATACAAGACTCAGATGAGGAAAGGAtctgtgtcaaatcaaatgatatGTGCAATACATTTCATAAATCTAAAAACTTTTTTTAGCACTTTCCTGTTACCAAGAATGGATTCTCATTTGATTACTGGCTATTGACATTTGATAAATCCAACCATACTTCATTGAAACTTGAATGTTGATAGAGATTATACTAGAGCTTAGAATAGCATACTACATTTGATGAAGACATCGATCAACGCATTCACTATTTCCTTGTTTCTTAGTGAAACTAAATGATTCAGATGAAGGTTTTTCCTAATGCCTCTAAAGACGGAGATGAGATTAGGCCTGTCTAAAAAACACATTATCTGTTGATGTTCTCAGCAATCTACCCCAGTAGTTTCCCTGTGGGACTTGTGTTGTGTTGCAGGTCACCAACATTCCTCCACCATGTTGAATATTTCATTAGAGACCCATCTTCCTTTTCGGATATGTTCGCAAGAAAACACCTGCATCACTGCTGTGGTTTGTTATTTACTGTACAACATGCGGAAGTATTGTTGTGAGCACATTTTGGATAACTAGGACTGTAAGTACAAAAAAGGTGTCTTCTTGTTTCAAACATACACATCACACCAGTTTTAAAGGGATTTTTTCCTCAGAATACATTATTTTGGAACCTTGTTTGTAGTCGATTCAACAAGGCAGTGTTTGGATATTCCCTTAGATACTTAGTCTTGTACTGTATTTAGTTTTGTTATTATTACCGTTAACACTTATGCCTCTGTAGTAACACTATCATTTTATTAACATGTTGTTACATATTGCATTTTCCCGATTGCATAGCAATGTAGTTGAGTTGATCATGTACAGTAAAGGTCATTTAAAGGCAATTTACACTTGAGCCTTGTACTGAATCCCCACCCTCGTCCTTTAGTGTCAGTAGAATTACATAAACAAAAATACTTTGTGTTGTGTGTATTTACGCTGCTAAGTTGTCATATAGGCCTATATTCCCTGTTTCTGATAGTCAATCCTGTCAATGTATACAAATACGTAAATATACAATCAAACCTGAAACGAAGTCTGACACACTAATCGTCTTCTGATCACTCCACTGTCTTTACATGACTTTGTTATTCCATGCTTCAGGGAGTGGTCCTTTGAGGCAGAAGCTCTGTATGTGAGCTGTTGAAGGTTCCTCTTTATGAAGCCCAGAATAGGATGTGGCCTCTACATATCGTGCTCCTTTTGTAATAGGTGGAGGGAAGCATCTAAGAGGGAGAGGCATACTATATAACCTTCCCAACAGTCATCTCATCTTCACTTTTGGAAAACAGGATTTAGCAAGTTGGTGGCCATAaactttgacacacacacactcacacacacacacacacacacaataatatgTCATCACACAGTAGCCTGTATGTGTGTAACTGTAGTACATGCATTTGTGGGAAAAATTACAGTACAGCTTGACTGCTTTTTGAATGAATAAATGTTGTTTTAATGAGGCAGTAGTGTAGGCTCACAGATATCTCTATAGACAggtttgtcacaccctgatcgcccatcttcctcattatccctagtgtatttatacctgtgttctctatttgtctgttgccagtttgtcttgtcaagcttaccagcgtGTTTTTCAGTGCTCCTGgtttcctagtctctgtttttctAGCCCTCCCGGTTCTGACCAGTTCTACCTGCCCTGACGCTGAGCCCGGCTGCCTGATCATTCAGCCTGCTCTGACACTAAGCCCGGCTGCCTGATCATTCAGCCTGCTCTGACCCTAAGCCCGGCTGCCTGATCATTCAGCCTGCTCTGAcgctgagcccgcctgcctgatcaTTCAGCCTGCTCTGACACTGAACCCGGCTGCCTGATCATTCAGCCTGCTCTGACACTAAGCCCGGCTGCCTGATCATTCAGCCTGCTCTGACACTAAGCCCGGCTGCCTGATCATTCAGCTTGCTCTGACACTAAGCCCGGCTGCCTGATCATTCAGCCTGCTCTGACACTAAGCCCGGCTGCCTGATCATTCAGCCTGCTGTGACGCTGAGCCCGGCTGCCTGATCATTCAGCTTGCTCTGACGCTGAGCCCGACTGCCTGATCATTCAGCCTGCTCTGACGCTGAGCCCGTCTGCCTGATCATTCAGCCTGCTCTGACGCTGAGCCCGGCTGCCTGATCATTCAGCCTGCTCTGACGCTGAGCCCGTCTGCCTGATCATTCAGCCTGCTCTGACGCTGAGCCCGGCTGCCTGATCATTCAGCCTGCTCTGAcgctgagcccgcctgcctgatcaTTCAGCCTGCTCTGACGCTGAGCCCGGCTGCCTGATCATTCTGCCTGCGCTGACACTGAGCCCGCcggcctgaccattctgcctgcgcTGACACTGAGCCCGGCTGCCTGATCATTCTGCCTGCgctgacactgagcccgcctgcctgaccattctgcctgctctgacaCTGAGCCCGTCTGCCTGACCCCGACATGCCAATTGCCTGCCCCTTGTATTTCAAGAAATATCAGAGACTCGAACCATCtccccgtgtctgcatctgggtctcaccctgtgttgttattagCTGACAACGTCACGAAAACAATGTGCACgcttcaatggggcagaagtcCATGTGTTGTTGCCTAATAGCTAGCAATAATGACAATAAGCTGCCTTGTGGGGAATCGTAGGTGTCTCGTTTCAGCTAGTTTTAACTTGTTCTTGATACCAAGTCTTGTTTTTTAGGCGTTTTGACTGTTGCCACATCTTTGCCATTGTGGCAACAACTGTAaagatgtatttgagagacaacaagtgctcattgtgtaaggtatttatgttttcaataaacattggagatgaaataGAGTTTACATGCTGTCAACAATCTTAGCCAGCCCCATTGGTCAAAATGATCCAAGATTAGACCAGAAATAGATCCCACTTGTGACCAATGTAAGCAGGCTCCTGATACTTTATTACACACGTTTTGGACATGGCCGAAATTGACAGATTTCTGGATATCAATTTTTGAAACCTTTTCTAAGATACTGGAGAGACTTATAGAACCTTCTGCCTTTACTGCATAATAAGAGTAGCACCACAGGAGGCCCCTCaacagttctatggagtggcaccacaggaggcccctcaacagttctatggagtggcaccacaggaggcccctcaacagttctatggagtggcaccacagtagacccctctaaacagttctatggagtggcaccacaggaggcccctcaacagttctatggagtggcaccacagtagacccctctaaacagttctatggagtggcaccacaggaggcccctcaacagttctatggagtggcaccacaggaggcccctcaacagttctatggagtggcaccacaaaggcccctctaaacagttctatggagtggcaccacaaaggcccctctaaacagttctatggagtggcaccacagtagacccctctaaacagttctatggagtggcaccacaaaggcccctctaaacagttctatggagtggcaccacagtagacccctctaaacagttctatggagtggcaccacaaaggcccctctaaacagttctatggagtggcaccacagtagacccctctaaacagttctatggagtggcaccacagtagacccctctaaacagttctatggagtggcaccacagtagacccctctaaacagttctatggagtggcacCACAGTAGAtccctctaaacagttctatggagtggcaccacagtagacccctctaaacagttctatggagtggcaccacaaaggcccctctaaacagttctatggagtggcaccacaggaggcccctctaaacagttctatggagtggcacCACAGTAGACCCCTCTAAACAGTTATATGGAGTGGCACCACAGGaggcccctctaaacagttctatggagtggcacCACAGTAGACCtctctaaacagttctatggagtggcaccacaggaggcccctctaaacagttctatggagtggaACCACAGTAGACCCCTCTAAACAGTTATATGGAGTGGCACCACAGGAGGCCCCTCTAAACAGTTATATGGAGTGGCACCACAGGAGGCCCCTCTAAACAGTTATATGGAGTGGCACCACAGGaggcccctctaaacagttctatggagtggcacCACAGTAGACCCCTAtaaacagttctatggagtggcaccacagtagacccctctaaacagttctatggagtggcacCACAGTAGACCCCTAtaaacagttctatggagtggcaccacagtagacccctctaaacagttctatggagtggcaccacagtagacccctctaaacagttctatggagtggcaccacaggaggcccctctaaacagttctatggagtggcaccacaggaggcccctctaaacagttctatggagtggcacCACAGTAGACCCCtctgcccttccagactccctctgcctacccaaggacgccagaggacaaaaatccgttaaccacctaactgaggatctcaatttaaccttgcgcaataccctagatgcagttgcacccctaaaaactaaaaaaatgtctcataagaaactagctccatggtacacagaaaatacccgagctctgaagcaagcttccagaaaattggaacggaaatggcgccacaccaaactggaagtcttccgactagcttggaaggatggtaccgtgcagtaccgaagagcccttactgctgctcgatcgtcctatttttctaacttaattgaggaaaataagaacaatccgaaattcctttttgatactgtggcaaagctaactaaaaagcagcattccccaagagaggatgacttgcactttagcagtgataaattcatgaacttctttgaggaaaagattatgattattagaaagcaaattacggactcctctttaaacctgcgtattcctccaaacctcagttgtcctgagtctgcacaactctgccaggacctaggatcaagagagacgctcaagtgttttagtactatatctcttgacacaatgatgaaaataatcatggcctctaaaccttcaagctgtatactggaccctattccaactaaactactgaaagagctgcttcctgtgcttggccctcctatgttgaacataataaacggctctctatccactggatgtgtaccaaactcactaaaagtggcagtaataaagcctctcttgaaaaagccaaaccttgacccagaaaatataaaaaactatcggcctatatcaaatcttccattcctctcaaagattttagagaaggctgttgcgcagcaactcactgccttcctgaagacaaacaatgtatacgaaatgcttcagtctggttttagaccccatcatagcactgagacggcacttgtgaaggtggtaaatgacattttgatggcatcggaccgaggctctgcatctgtcctcgtgctcctagaccttagtgctgcttttgataccatcgatcaccacattcttttggagagattggaaacccaaattggtctacacggacatgttctggcctggtttaggtcttatctgtcggaaagatatcagtttgtctctgtgaatggtttgtcctctgacaaatcaactgtacatttcggtgttcctcaaggttctgttttaggaccactattgttttcactatatattttacctcttggggatgttattcgaaaacataatgtaaactttcactgctatgcggatgacacacagctgtacatttcaatgaaacacggtgaagcaccaaaattgccctcgctagaagcatgtgtttcagacataaggaagtggatggctgcaaactttctactattaaactcggacaaaacagagatgcttgttctaggtcccaagaaacaaagagatcttctgttgaatctgacaattaatcttaatggttgtacagtcgtctcaaataaaactgtgaaggacctcggcgttactctggaccctgatctctcttttgaagaacatatcaagaccatttcgaggacagcttttttccatctacgtaacattgcaaaaatcagaaactttctgtccaaaaatgatgcagaaaaattaatccatgcttttgtcacttctaggttagactactgcaatgctctattttccggctacccggataaagcactaaataaacttcagttagtgctaaatacggctgctagaatcctgactagaaccaaaaaatttgatcatattactccagtgctagcctctctacactggcttcctgtcaaagcaagggctgatttcaaggttttactgctaacctacaaagcattacatgggcttgctcctacctacctctctgatttggtcctgccgtacatacctatacgtacgctacggtcacaagacgcaggcctcctaattgtccctagaatttctaagcaaacagctggaggcacggctttctcctatagagctccatttttatggaacggtctgcctacccatgtcagagacgcaaactcggtctcaacctttaagtctttactgaagactcatctcttcagtgggtcatatgattgagtgtagtctggcccaggagtgggaaggtgaacggaaaggctctggagcaacgaaccgcccttgctgtctctgcctggccggttcccctttttccactgggattctctgcctctaaccctgttacggggctgtgtcactggcttgctggggctctctcgtgccgtccctggggggtgcgtcacctgggtgggttgattcactgttgtggtcggcctgtctgggtttccccccctttgggttgtaccgtgtcggagatctttgtgggctatactcggccttgtctcaggatggtaagttggtggttgtagatttccctctagtggtgtgggggctgtgctttggcaaagtgggtggggttatatccttcctgtttggccctgtccggggtgtcctcggatggggccacagtgtctcctgacccctcctgtctcagcctccagtatttatgctgcagtagtttatgtgtcgggggctagggtcagtttgtttatctggagtacttctcctgtcctattcggtgtcctgtgtaaatctaagtgtgcgttctctaattctctccttctctccttctttctctctctcggaggacctgagccctagaaccatgccccaggactacctgacatgatgactccttgctgtccccagtccacctggccatgctgctgctccagtttcaactggcctgggccctaggaccatgtcccaggactacctgacatgaggactccttgctgtccccagtccacctggccatgctcctgctccagtttcaactgacctgagccctaggaccgtgccccaggactacctgacatgatggctccttgctgtccccagtccacctgactgtgctgctgctccagtttcaactgttctgccttattattatttgaccatgctggtcatttatgaacatttgaacatcttggtcattttctgttataatctctacccggcacagccagaagaggactggccaccccacatagcccggttcctctctaggtttcttcctaggttttggcctttctagggagtttttcctagccaccgtgcttttacacctgcattgtttgctgtttggggttttaggctgggtttctgtacagcactttgagatatcagctgatgtacgaagggctatataaataaatttgatttgatttgatttaaacagttctatggagtggcaccacagtagacccctctaaacagttctatggagtggcaccacagtagacccctctaaacagttctatggagtggaGTGGCACCACAGTAGacccctctaaacagttctatggagtggcaccacagtagacccctctaaacagttctatggagtggcaccacagtagacccctctaaacagttctatggagtggcaccacagtagacccctctaaacagttctatgggCAACATGCTGGCATATACTACTCTTCTAGCTCTTACTCTCTTACTTTAACAATTTGATAAAGGAAGTTATGCAACATCTCAAGCTAGAGAAAATACACTACTCCGTTATGGGATCTGCAATGACATTTTATAATATCTGTCAAACCGTCCTATCGTTTGGAGAAGACATGGACCAGCTAACTCCATAAACCAAACCAAATTAgaatttgttttattatttaactTTTTGTTTTACATATCTTTGTATTTTTGTACTATTCGTTAATATTATTCATTGTATATCATGCCTGCTTCCAGTCTAGTTTTGGGGTGGGGCTCTaatacatgggggggggggttgatttggtaggggatcCGTGTGTGTTCTgccctctacctgtctgtccatTATCTGAATAATCATTACAAAATGCCAAATAACTTTTGGTTGTGTTGCTACAGAACCCGTCTATACTATCCTGAACGGAGGCGTCATCAGTTTCAGAACATTCAGGGCTCAGCCCTGAAAACCTGGGGCTGACTCGCCGCGAGGGGGAAGGGTGCAATAATATGACCtataataaagcattgcatgTACTACGCCACCTTTTTTATACATGAGGGGAGGTTATCACATCTAGCCATAATGGTCCTGGAAGCGTAGCCAGAATGGTCTCTTCCGGGATGGTCCCGGATGCATAGGATGCATACGCACTTAAATATGAACCTCTACACAGGCTATAATGTGACAAGATATACATTCATTCATATTTAATATGATTAATTCAACCTGAACAACAGTAGTCATTGCGTGGGTTAACCAGAGATGAAAGAAGAAGGACTTCTCTATGGGTGGATGACATTTCTCAAGTCGGCTGAGGTGTGATTCTTCACTCTATCGTTTCTTCGGAACTGTGTAACATGCAGCAGGGTTGACCACTCCTATAATCATTTCTTAGGAACTGTGCAACATGCAGCAGGGTTGACCACTCCTATAATCATTTCTTAGGAACTGTGCAACATGCAGCAGGGTTGACCACTCCTATAATCATTTCTTAGGAACTGTGTAACATGCAGCAGGGTTGACCACTCCTATAATCATTTCTTAGGAACTGTGTAACATGCAGCAGGGTTGACCACTCCTATAATCATTTCTTAGGAACTGTGTAACATGCAGCAGGGTTGACCACTCCTATAATCATTTCTTAGGAACTGTGTAACATGCAGCAGGGTTGACCACTCCTATAATCATTTCTTAGGAACTGTGTAACATGCAGCAGGGTTGACCACTCCTATAATCATTTCTTAGGAACTGTGTAACATGCAGCAGGGTTGACCACTCCTATAATAATTTCTTAGGAACTGTGTAACATGCAGCAGGGTTGACCACTCCTATAATCATTTCTTAGGAACTGTGCAACA includes:
- the LOC124034844 gene encoding uncharacterized protein LOC124034844, which produces MSGSGRRAQCQSRQNGQAGGLSVSAGRMIRQPGSVSFPHLSLVLCFHTVGLSETSWRVTTVGLSETSWRVITVDLSETSWRVITVDLSETSWRVITVGLSETSWRVITVDLSETSWRVITVDLSETSWRVITVGLSETSWRVITVDLSETSWRVITVGLSETSWRVITVDLSETSWRVITVDLSETSWRVITVDLSETSWRVITVGLSETSWRVITVGLSETSWRVITVGLSETSWRVITVGLSETSWRVITVGLSQTSWRVITVGLSETSWRVITVGLSETSWRVITVDLSETSWRVTTVGLSETSWRVITVDLSETSWRVITVDLSETSWRVITVDLSETSWRVITVGLSETSWRVITVGLSETSCRVITVGLSETSWRVITVGLSETSWRVITVGLSETSWRVITVGLSETSWRVITVGLSETSWRVITVGLSETSWRVITVGLSETSWRVTTVGLSETSWRVTTVGLSETSWRVTTVGLSETSLKVTTVGLSETSWRVITDNRDKDHDKDQKKDPRSLLLNVLLLFGDHAPKCSPAVW